The following are encoded together in the Vigna angularis cultivar LongXiaoDou No.4 chromosome 9, ASM1680809v1, whole genome shotgun sequence genome:
- the LOC108319318 gene encoding E3 ubiquitin-protein ligase RING1 has protein sequence MDLFPWCLIIGTLAISFTFFTLVMLGWCLDTNHILSLPTTGLSFDDKFSPCMSLESHSMTFNYQAAEGTHQTECVICLTSFEEEESVRKLHTCKHIFHTLCIDKWLGSHSGCPLCRTQIDKVSSQNSRVSLEENDHMIMVIVNS, from the coding sequence ATGGATCTGTTTCCTTGGTGTCTGATAATTGGAACACTGGCAATTTCTTTCACGTTCTTCACTCTCGTAATGCTTGGATGGTGCTTGGATACCAATCACATATTATCCCTTCCTACAACAGGCTTATCTTTTGATGACAAGTTCTCTCCTTGCATGAGTTTGGAGTCTCATTCGATGACCTTCAACTACCAGGCTGCAGAGGGCACACACCAGACTGAATGTGTTATCTGTTTGACAAGTTTTGAAGAAGAGGAAAGTGTACGGAAGCTTCACACTTGCAAGCACATCTTCCACACCCTTTGCATTGACAAGTGGCTTGGATCTCATTCAGGTTGTCCACTGTGCCGCACTCAGATTGATAAAGTGAGTTCCCAAAACAGTAGAGTGTCTTTGGAAGAAAATGATCACATGATCATGGTCATTGTCAACTCCTGA
- the LOC108319321 gene encoding vacuolar protein sorting-associated protein 2 homolog 1, which translates to MSFLFGSRKTPAELLRENKRMLDKSIREIERERQGLQNQEKKLIVEIKKNAKQGQMGAVRVMAKDLIRTRHQIEKFYKLKSQLQGVSLRIQTLKSTQAMGEAMKGVTKAMGQMNRQMNLPSLQRIMQDFERQNEKMELVSEVMGDAIDDALEGDEEEEETEDLVNQVLDEIGIDINSELLNAPASTSVTAPAANNRVAQAESTGHEDSGIDDDLQARLNNLRKM; encoded by the exons ATGAGTTTTCTGTTCGGCAGTAGAAAGACTCCCGCTG AGCTTTTGAGGGAGAACAAAAGGATGCTGGACAAGTCCATTAGAGAAATAGAGAGGGAAAGACAAGGCTTGCAGAatcaagaaaagaaattgattgTCGAGATTAAGAAGAATGCCAAACAAGGGCAGATG GGGGCAGTGAGAGTGATGGCCAAGGATCTCATCAGGACTCGCCATCAGATTGAAAAGTTTTACAAGCTCAAATCGCAACTTCAGGGTGTTTCTTTGAGAATTCAG ACGCTAAAATCCACTCAAGCAATGGGAGAGGCTATGAAAGGAGTTACTAAAGCAATGGGTCAAATGAATAGGCAGATGAATTTGCCTTCGCTACAGAGGATAATGCAAGACTTTGAAAGGCAGAATGAGAAGATGGAACTGGTTTCTGAGGTAATGGGAGATGCAATTGACGATGCTTTGGAAggtgatgaagaggaggaagagacAGAAGATCTTGTGAATCAGGTTCTTGATGAGATCGGAATTGATATCAACTCTGAG CTTTTGAATGCACCTGCATCAACCTCTGTCACTGCACCAGCGGCAAATAACAGGGTTGCTCAAGCTGAATCAACGGGTCATGAAGACAGTGGAATAGATGACGACCTACAGGCTAGGTTAAATAACCTGAGAAAAATGTGA